Proteins from one Xenopus tropicalis strain Nigerian chromosome 1, UCB_Xtro_10.0, whole genome shotgun sequence genomic window:
- the pebp1.2 gene encoding phosphatidylethanolamine-binding protein 1 (The RefSeq protein has 1 substitution compared to this genomic sequence) translates to MPVDVSQWNGALALNEVEEKPAQPLLVTYGSLGIDELGQVLTPTQVQSRPSSIEWEGMDSSKLYTLVLTDPDAPSRKNPKFREWHHFLVVNMKGNNINSGCVLSDYVGSGPPKGTGLHRYVWLVYEQTEELKCTERVLCNRSGEHRGMFKVASFRQKYKLGTPVAGNCYQAEWDDYVPKLYEQLSS, encoded by the exons ATGCCGGTGGACGTATCCCAGTGGAATGGGGCTCTAGCCCTAAATGAGGTTGAGGAGAAGCCAGCGCAGCCGCTGCTAGTGACATATGGCTCACTGGGGATAGACGAGCTGGGCCAAGTGCTGACACCTACCCAG GTTCAGAGCCGCCCATCAAGCATTGAGTGGGAAGGAATGGATAGCACTAAGCTTTACACTTTGGTTCTCACTGACCCTGATGCACCAAGTAGGAAGAATCCAAAATTCAG GGAATGGCATCACTTCCTTGTAGTGAACATGAAAGGAAATAACATTAATAGTGGCTGTGTCTTATCTGATTACGTTGGCTCTGGACCACCAAAAGGAACTG GTCTGCATCGTTATGTTTGGCTGGTTTATGAACAGACTGAGGAACTGAAGTGTACTGAGAGAGTTCTGTGCAACCGCTCCGGGGAGCATAGAGGAATGTTCAAGGTGGCGTCATTTCGTCAGAAGTATAAGCTGGGAACCCCTGTTGCAGGGAATTGCTACCAGGCTGAGTGGGATGATTATGTCCCCAAACTGTATGAACAACTGTCATCATAA